The window AtccatacacatatatatatatatagagccaGATTGAATGAGAAAGGAAGGAaactagagagagaaagagagagagaagggTTAATGACGGCAACTATAGAAGGACAAGATAGGGTTTTTGCTGCAGCTCAACACTGTGTTTTTGTGATAGTTGGGTTTGTCAATTTCGGTGGCTAGCCGCTAGAATTAGTTTTGGGCTATAAAATGTATTATATTGTAATTAATGGCTATCGATTGTCATTAGTTTTTTCCGAATGGCTAGAAGTGATAATAGCTCTTTCTTTTTCGCACCAATTTAGCCCATTGAATTAACAGAGGACATAATTTAAATAGTGGTCTCAGAAAAGACCAATTGTGCAACTGCTTATAGCtaacatatttgacattttgtttgGCAGACACCTTCTTGGGGATGAACTGGGCCCTCTAAACATAGATGAGCTTGAGCACCTTGAACTTCAGCTAGATACTTCCCTCAAACATATAAAATCCACCAGGGTAAGCAAATTGTAGATGCATATACTCcatcattattttaaaaaaaaaaacagttctCTTTATTTGATAAAATGGTGTGCCCAAATCTGCTTGCATGCACCTCAATTATTCTAACGAATATCGGTTATCCCCATCAGTATAAGTTTTGAGTAATTTTGCATAGATAGGAAAAAACTTCTAACCTTTTTCTTctaacatatatgttgacatttgAACCATGGTCTGCTGTGTTTTTAGTTCATTGACTATTAAGTAACATCTTTAATCGGGTGCAAGCAAAAATAATGTTTGTTATTATGTTATGCCATCTTAAAACACACTAAATGACCATTTTATCATTATATTCGATCAGTTTTGTACTCATCTGGATTCGCACCATAGAATAAACCAAAAGAATAACTCAAAATGTTTGAAGTGTTATATTACTGTAGGGAGATAACTTGTTTAATTTAAGTATCCATCTCTTTTGGTGGCTTTCCAGACACAGTTGATGCTTGACCAGCTTTCTGATCTTCAAACTAAGGTAACCTACATTTGGTTCCTAATATTCTTGGATAAATTTCACATATTGTTCCTCTATTTATATTTCAATTACAGGAGAAGTTGTGGATTGAAGCAAACAAAGGTCTTGAAAGAAAGGTAGGGTAGACTTAGCTCATTCTTGGACTTTATATATTGTAAAACTTTCCCCGATTGTGTTTCAATTTGCTTGTTTCATTCCATATATGAAATAGTATAAAAGAATATTTCACTATTACAACAAAAGATAACTACACTACTACAGGGTCACTGCCCATAATAAGCGAAATTTGTAACCTCAAAATTAAGGGATACAATATACTAGAATAGGTTAAATTGCACTAGTAATGTAAAATAATGTAAACACTGTTCGTGCATGTAAATTATATCCATGTTCtaaatatttcattaattatatctTATGGATGGATCCTACAAATGATGCTGCAATGATTAAACATTTATATATAGCTGGAAGAAATTTATGCTGAGAACAACCTTCAACAATCCTGGGGAGGTGGTGAGCAAAGTGGCGCTTACAGCCAGCAGCATCCTCAAACTCAGGGTTTTTTCCAACCTCTAGAATGCAACTCTACCTTACAAATAGGGTAAGGTTCTATTTTCATTAGTTATTGTACTCCCTCTCTTTCATTTTATATATGCAAAGGTGTTTAACTGGATACGAATTttaataaagaaatattttttggaactTTGTAATCTTAAACATGATATTCTATAGCTATAAAATCATGTCATTAAGAACGTAAAATTGAGCAGTTTaaagtaaattatttttaaatatagaaatgtgtcatcGTTTACTGAGCCGGCTGAAAAAAATACAAAGGAAGTGGTATTTCCAACTATATGCTGGGAGGGATGTATATATGAAATAGATATGCAAAGCACATTCACTATATTCCACACGAATTATTTGTTGAGAAAAGGATCAACAAAATAATGCGTGAAATGGTACTCTATATCCATTAACTTAAAATTCTGGATCCAGCTATATCATATATTCCCTGACTCTGAATGGGGATAGACTAAGGCTTATTTTCCTTTGATGATAGGTATGATCCAGCGAGTTCAAGTCAAATAACAGGTGTAACCAGTGGCCAGAACATCAATGGCATAGTCCCAGGTTGGATGCTGTGAATGTCCCTTAAAAGAAATCTTCATGTCAAGCAAATAAATGCAGTTATTCAGCTATCTGAGGACTGTAACCTCCTTTCTCTTAGTTTCTAATTTTGTGCAAAGCGCTGTGGATATCCTTATATATACAGTTGCTTTGAGATGTTTGTAGAACAATTCTATGACACATTTTGCTACAATTTTTATACTGTCACAATTACAAAGCTTCAACTTTAAGATAATATCATTTATATATTTAGTTTGTTTTTTTGTTAATTCATAAAAGATAGGTAAATAAATCAGTGTTCAACTTCGAATACTGATAGTTTAAGGAAGAATGATGTATGGAgcatttatatatatgtatatcaacTTCGAATACTGATACTTAAAACAAAAAAGTTGCATGTTGGCAGGTAAATAATTGGAAGTAGAATTAAAAAGATAACAAATCCGTGCAATTACCATTCAAATATTCCTCTATTTGTAAGGCTTTCATCTCGTACAGCTCAACCAAAAATACCCAAATACTAATTACGGCAGATATACATAGAAAGTTTTAATCTTGATTAGAAAAAATCACGAGAACAAGAAAGAAGCGGAATTAATTGATAGATTTCTCCAAACAAACAACTGATGAATTATGAATTAACTAGTTCCTCTCGGGAAGCTTTTGCAAGTTCTTTTTATTAGTTGAATGGGATTCCAGGATAAAAAAATGACAAGCTTCAAAAAAACATATAGGAGAATTGTTTTCTTCCCCTTTGTAGAATATAATGCTTCTGCTTCTaagaagaaattatttttttcagcCTTTcttataacaaaagaaaaaagaaaaaagagaaagcaGTTTCTCGGTTGCTACTAATAGAAAAACACGTATACTTCTTCTAATACCTTGATCATGCACCTTAACTCTTCAAAAGCACATTTAACTTGGTCAATAGGACTATAAGACTAGTACTGTATTACGGCCTCACTTAAAGGTGTCAGAGGGCCGGGCCGGGCAAGTCGGGGTAGAGAAAAAGGGAACCGATCGGTTTCGATACCGGGCCggtttttagttattttttatcGGATTTATCGGTTTCGGGCTTCCCCGTGCTAAATTTAACCTGAACGGTTTCGTGCCTAATGGGTCGGGctgagttttttttttgtattttatattaagataaagtaaaaatgtaAAACACTAAAAACTAACGCATAAAAAGAATATTTGAATAAATTTCAAAGGCTTTAAAAGCCTTATATTTGAAAAATTCATTACGAATTTAAGGTAATacaatgaacatgaaaaaaaaatatacactTATAGTATAAGTCTTATACTGGAGTGTTGATAACTTGATATGAAAGGATCAAACTTTAAAggctttcatttcaaattttcattgcatataaatacttcaaattaatctaacaaactaaaacattaagcttAAGTaagtctaata is drawn from Nicotiana tabacum cultivar K326 chromosome 22, ASM71507v2, whole genome shotgun sequence and contains these coding sequences:
- the LOC107826782 gene encoding agamous-like MADS-box protein MADS2; this encodes MGRGRVELKKIENKINRQVTFAKRRNGLLKKAYELSVLCEAEVALIIFSTRGKLYEFSSTSNTLKTLERYQKCSYGTLEVKQSGRDSNEEKFYREYLKLKAKYESLQRYQRHLLGDELGPLNIDELEHLELQLDTSLKHIKSTRTQLMLDQLSDLQTKEKLWIEANKGLERKLEEIYAENNLQQSWGGGEQSGAYSQQHPQTQGFFQPLECNSTLQIGYDPASSSQITGVTSGQNINGIVPGWML